A window from Aliamphritea hakodatensis encodes these proteins:
- a CDS encoding NCS2 family permease: MQALMSYFKIAERGSDIKTEIRAGVTTFLTMSYILFVNPQILSLAGMPANDVAIATALAAAIATMIMGVFANFPFALAPGMGLNAYFTFGVVQGMGVDWQIALVAVFLEGLIFMALAMTGVRTKLINAIPQCIKIATMTGIGLFLAIIGFQGAQLTVDHPATLVTLGNLHDPGVLLALAGIVLISALMIREVKGAILIGIVTVTLIAWFTGLAPAPESIVAMPSLPKETFMALDFSQIFNATLITVVIAFLFVDIFDTAGTLMGVGRLGGFLNLKGELPGADRAFMADATGTTAGALVGTSTVTTYIESATGIEEGGRTGLTAVVVSILFLLSLFFTPLFTAVPALATAPALIVVGAMMMSAAREMDWTKLEDGVPAFLTIIAMPFTYSIAHGITLGVIAFVLIRMLTGKQSEIHPLMWGLAVALVAYHGFM; this comes from the coding sequence ATGCAAGCTCTGATGAGTTATTTCAAAATCGCTGAACGTGGCAGCGATATTAAAACCGAGATCCGGGCAGGTGTTACCACCTTCCTGACCATGTCTTATATTCTGTTTGTGAACCCGCAGATCCTCAGTCTGGCGGGCATGCCTGCCAACGACGTGGCGATTGCCACAGCACTGGCGGCGGCGATCGCCACCATGATCATGGGGGTTTTTGCGAACTTCCCGTTCGCACTGGCACCGGGTATGGGCCTGAATGCTTATTTCACCTTCGGGGTGGTACAGGGCATGGGCGTTGACTGGCAGATCGCACTGGTGGCGGTATTCCTGGAAGGTCTGATCTTTATGGCGCTGGCGATGACCGGTGTGCGTACCAAACTGATCAATGCGATTCCCCAGTGTATTAAGATTGCCACCATGACGGGTATCGGCCTGTTTCTGGCGATTATCGGTTTTCAGGGGGCGCAACTGACGGTGGATCACCCGGCAACACTGGTGACTCTGGGCAACCTGCATGATCCGGGTGTGCTGTTGGCACTGGCCGGTATCGTGCTGATTTCTGCGCTGATGATTCGCGAAGTCAAAGGTGCAATTCTGATCGGTATCGTCACCGTGACGCTGATTGCCTGGTTTACCGGTCTGGCACCGGCGCCTGAGAGTATTGTTGCCATGCCGTCTCTGCCGAAAGAAACCTTCATGGCGCTGGATTTCTCCCAGATCTTTAACGCCACGCTGATTACCGTGGTTATCGCCTTTCTGTTTGTGGATATCTTCGATACCGCCGGTACCCTGATGGGGGTTGGCCGGTTAGGCGGTTTCCTGAACCTTAAAGGTGAACTGCCCGGAGCGGACCGTGCCTTCATGGCGGATGCCACCGGTACGACTGCCGGTGCATTAGTGGGTACCAGCACGGTCACCACTTACATTGAATCGGCTACCGGCATTGAAGAGGGTGGCCGTACCGGTCTGACGGCCGTGGTTGTATCCATTCTGTTCCTGTTATCGCTGTTCTTCACGCCGCTGTTTACCGCGGTACCGGCGCTGGCAACTGCGCCTGCGCTGATCGTTGTCGGTGCGATGATGATGTCTGCAGCCCGTGAAATGGACTGGACCAAACTGGAAGATGGCGTACCAGCCTTCCTGACCATCATTGCGATGCCATTCACCTATTCAATTGCCCACGGGATTACCCTGGGTGTGATTGCTTTTGTGCTGATCCGTATGCTGACGGGCAAGCAGAGTGAGATCCATCCGCTGATGTGGGGCCTGGCGGTTGCGCTGGTGGCTTATCACGGGTTTATGTAA
- a CDS encoding Rho-binding antiterminator, with product MKDYQPIQCELHDGYELACMRRAEHIVSWHDDAGEHIETLRFMDIEVSNSEEYLIADTPDGEKRRIRLDLISSSLPY from the coding sequence ATGAAAGACTATCAGCCCATTCAGTGTGAACTGCACGACGGTTATGAACTGGCCTGCATGCGCCGGGCCGAGCATATCGTCAGTTGGCATGATGATGCCGGAGAACACATCGAAACACTCCGCTTTATGGACATTGAAGTCAGTAACAGCGAAGAGTATCTGATCGCCGACACGCCGGACGGCGAAAAGCGCCGCATCCGTCTCGACCTGATCAGCTCTTCCCTGCCCTATTAG